From Daucus carota subsp. sativus chromosome 6, DH1 v3.0, whole genome shotgun sequence, the proteins below share one genomic window:
- the LOC108212484 gene encoding uncharacterized protein LOC108212484, producing MKNHESRLTGSRPFPEANAAIYNYGRGRGGGRGRGGNRGRGRGFARGQGSRGRGSQIQNYPIFKYDRSNCNPKLEKNINKGKRVVESECYRCGMKGHWSRTCRTPKHLADLYQASLKDKGKNVETNLVFEDNDHADNLLTMTYLDTADFYETPDGTTTLDDKQNA from the coding sequence ATGAAGAATCATGAGTCTCGCCTCACAGGATCTCGCCCATTCCCTGAAGCGAATGCGGCAATATACAATTATGGGCGTGGACGAGGTGGCGGGCGTGGACGAGGTGGTAATCGTGGACGTGGACGTGGTTTTGCTCGTGGACAAGGATCCCGTGGTCGTGGATCTCAAATCCAAAATTACCCTATTTTCAAGTATGATAGATCTAATTGCAACCCGAAGTTggagaaaaatattaataaaggaAAAAGGGTTGTTGAAAGTGAATGCTATAGATGTGGAATGAAAGGCCATTGGTCACGTACCTGTCGTACGCCAAAACACCTAGCTGATCTTTATCAAGCGTCCCTGAAGGACAAAGGCAAGAATGTTGAAACAAATTTAGTTTTCGAAGATAACGACCATGCAGACAATCTCCTTACAATGACTTATTTGGATACTGCTGATTTTTATGAGACCCCTGATGGCACCACTACCCTAGATGATAAACAGAATGCTTGA
- the LOC108212483 gene encoding uncharacterized protein LOC108212483, with protein sequence MSNFTKLEFEALDITGKNYLSWILDIEIHLAEQGLGNTIKEENQETESNRAKAMIVLRRHLHEALKSEYLTVKDPLELWKNLKDRYDHQKTVILPKARYDWMHLRLQDFKTVSEYNSALFKISSQLKLCGENITDADMLEKTHSTFHASNVLLQQQYREKGFTKYSDLISCLLVAEQNNKL encoded by the coding sequence atgTCAAACTTTACGAAACTTGAATTTGAGGCTCTTGATATTACGGGAAAGAATTACTTGTCATGGATATTGGATATCGAAATTCACTTGGCTGAACAAGGTCTCGGAAATACAATTAAAGAGGAAAATCAAGAGACTGAGTCAAACCGCGCAAAAGCTATGATCGTTCTTCGCCGCCATCTCCATGAGGCACTTAAAAGTGAATATCTTACGGTGAAAGATCCGCTTGAATTGTGGAAGAATTTAAAGGATAGGTATGATCATCAAAAGACTGTGATTCTTCCAAAAGCTCGTTATGATTGGATGCATTTGAGGCTGCAAGATTTCAAAACCGTCAGTGAATATAACTCCGcgctttttaaaataagttctCAATTAAAATTATGCGGAGAAAATATTACTGATGCGGATATGTTGGAAAAAACTCACTCAACCTTTCATGCCTCAAATGTACTCCTCCAGCAACAATATCGTGAAAAAggttttacaaaatattcagaTTTGATCTCTTGTCTTCTTGTTGCTGAACAAAATAATAAGCTTTAG